A genome region from Musa acuminata AAA Group cultivar baxijiao chromosome BXJ3-5, Cavendish_Baxijiao_AAA, whole genome shotgun sequence includes the following:
- the LOC135582047 gene encoding cytochrome b-c1 complex subunit 6-1, mitochondrial-like isoform X1 yields the protein MADEEPVDPKQYLEETCKPKCVRPLRAYQIAMCMLKFMQACVERIKGDETGHKHCTGQYFDYWKCVDDCVALKLFVKLK from the exons AT GGCGGACGAGGAACCGGTCGATCCAAAGCAGTACCTTGAGGAAACTTGCAAACCAAAATGTGTTCGGCCTTTACGTGCATATCAG ATTGCAATGTGCATGCTTAAATTCATGCAGGCATGCGTTGAGAGAATCAAAGGAGATGAGACCGGGCATAAGCATTGCACTGGGCAGTATTTTGATTACTGGAAATGTGTTGACGACTGT GTTGCACTGAAGCTTTTTGTCAAACTGAAGTGA
- the LOC135582047 gene encoding cytochrome b-c1 complex subunit 6-1, mitochondrial-like isoform X2: MADEEPVDPKQYLEETCKPKCVRPLRAYQACVERIKGDETGHKHCTGQYFDYWKCVDDCVALKLFVKLK, translated from the exons AT GGCGGACGAGGAACCGGTCGATCCAAAGCAGTACCTTGAGGAAACTTGCAAACCAAAATGTGTTCGGCCTTTACGTGCATATCAG GCATGCGTTGAGAGAATCAAAGGAGATGAGACCGGGCATAAGCATTGCACTGGGCAGTATTTTGATTACTGGAAATGTGTTGACGACTGT GTTGCACTGAAGCTTTTTGTCAAACTGAAGTGA
- the LOC135639096 gene encoding uncharacterized protein LOC135639096 isoform X2 produces the protein MAGLGPFKLCHQMALLLRSPTLVRPRTVSHQAKALRRGRLVVKACQEEEQKSQRRSFLSLEEAGLVEMSGLNTHERFLCRLTVDIITESAESDISAGRSSYRGA, from the exons ATGGCGGGGCTCGGACCATTCAAGCTTTGCCACCAAATGGCTCTTCTCCTCAGGTCCCCAACACTCGTTAGACCAAGAACGGTCTCCCATCAAG CGAAGGCGCTGAGGAGAGGGAGGCTGGTGGTGAAGGCCTGCCAAGAAGAGGAGCAAAAGAGCCAGAGGAGAAGCTTTCTCAGCCTAGAGGAAGCCGGGCTGGTTGAGATGTCCGGGCTCAACACTCACGAGCGCTTCCTCTGCAGATTAACAGTGG ATATCATCACTGAATCTGCTGAGAGTGATATCAGCGCAGGAAGGAGTTCCTATCGAGGAGCTTAA
- the LOC135639096 gene encoding uncharacterized protein LOC135639096 isoform X1 yields MAGLGPFKLCHQMALLLRSPTLVRPRTVSHQAKALRRGRLVVKACQEEEQKSQRRSFLSLEEAGLVEMSGLNTHERFLCRLTISSLNLLRVISAQEGVPIEELNAGRLCDWFLKDKLKREQDLGSAVIQWDDSDSQF; encoded by the exons ATGGCGGGGCTCGGACCATTCAAGCTTTGCCACCAAATGGCTCTTCTCCTCAGGTCCCCAACACTCGTTAGACCAAGAACGGTCTCCCATCAAG CGAAGGCGCTGAGGAGAGGGAGGCTGGTGGTGAAGGCCTGCCAAGAAGAGGAGCAAAAGAGCCAGAGGAGAAGCTTTCTCAGCCTAGAGGAAGCCGGGCTGGTTGAGATGTCCGGGCTCAACACTCACGAGCGCTTCCTCTGCAGATTAACA ATATCATCACTGAATCTGCTGAGAGTGATATCAGCGCAGGAAGGAGTTCCTATCGAGGAGCTTAATGCAGGTCGGCTTTGTGATTGGTTCCTAAAAGACAAGCTCAAGAGAGAGCAGGATTTGGGGTCTGCAGTGATCCAGTGGGATGATTCTGACTCCCAGTTTTGA
- the LOC135637864 gene encoding uncharacterized protein LOC135637864, producing the protein MYGLMSAHGWMSSCMIYKYPCMDLLSEPVNSISSAPTHAICTCRAFVFLNSGHLEIPTVSIPSERERERERASETQMGLKKEKGKSSEVNRKVIQGKGFASNDHWDFLEEIEAPMWADLTMEARSMGKDIDDAWFRVSHPIHQMSSRQLKKLFQSIGKDEDSSHTSQCHSPKVPESVSRSRGKHYKCRKWLGNAHGSLAARQHPVRELGGKSLDAVTNKATSWNSSMSTVTMSSSSRKPLKGSADDNQNSVVESNAAAERSSSSSVVSKCQKLRPKSSFGGPRNTKIGTSNVAGKTSSSRNTRYSTREITKSENLLQNRNSSAGKSSVGSSYSHGNILNNANTTTMPKNGRTKKVLGTAVKVQEMQIKARTQCLQHQNRASGAKFVSQETKSKVLNPTSTRKTLSQVNGPRPQKKGLATKPRPIAGAVKKDLISVWNKENTIDGKIQRPRYGK; encoded by the exons ATGTATGGACTGATGTCAGCCCATGGATGGATGTCTTCATGTATGATATATAAATATCCATGTATGGACTTGTTGTCAGAGCCCGTTAACTCAATATCCTCAGCACCCACTCACGCGATCTGCACGTGCCGAGCGTTCGTCTTTTTGAACTCTGGTCACTTAGAAATTCCAACGGTTAGTATtccgtcagagagagagagagaaagagagagagcgagcgagacaCAGATGGGTTTGAAGAAGGAAAAGGGCAAATCCTCTGAGGTCAATCGCAAGGTGATCCAAGGAAAAGGCTTCGCCAGCAACGATCACTGGGATTTTCTG GAAGAAATTGAAGCCCCGATGTGGGCAGATCTTACTATGGAAGCTCGATCCATGGGCAAAGACAT TGATGATGCTTGGTTTCGGGTATCACATCC GATCCATCAAATGTCGTCCCGACAACTCAAGAAATTGTTTCAGAGCATTGGCAAAGATGAAGATAGCTCACACACTTCGCAGTGCCACTCTCCAAAAGTTCCCGAGTCTGTCTCAAGATCTAGAGGCAAGCATTACAAATGCAGGAAGTGGTTAGGAAATGCTCATGGTTCTTTGGCTGCAAGGCAACATCCGGTTAG GGAATTGGGTGGGAAAAGCTTGGATGCAGTAACGAATAAGGCTACTTCCTGGAACAGCTCAATGAGCACAGTCACAATGAGTTCATCTTCCAGAAAACCATTAAAGGGCTCAGCGGATGATAACCAGAACTCCGTTGTTGAGTCCAATGCTGCAGCTGAAAGAAGCTCATCAAGCAGTGTTGTTTCTAAGTGCCAAAAGTTAAGACCAAAGTCGAGCTTTGGAGGTCCTAGAAACACTAAGATTGGAACTTCTAATGTGGCCGGCAAAACTTCTAGCAGCAGGAATACAAGATACTCCACAAGAGAGATAACAAAGAGTGAAAATCTCTTGCAGAATCGCAATTCTTCTGCAGGTAAATCTAGTGTAGGTTCCTCTTACTCCCATGGAAACATTCTCAACAATGCCAACACTACTACAATGCCAAAAAATGGAAGGACCAAGAAAGTGTTAGGTACTGCAGTAAAAGTGCAAGAAATGCAAATTAAGGCCAGAACTCAATGTTTGCAGCATCAAAATAGAGCAAGTGGTGCTAAATTTGTCAGCCAAGAAACGAAATCCAAG GTTTTAAATCCAACCTCAACCAGGAAAACTTTAAGTCAGGTTAATGGACCAAGACCACAAAAAAAAGGACTTGCAACAAAGCCGAGACCAATTGCTGGTGCTGTGAAAAAGGATCTCATCTCTGTTTGGAACAAAGAGAATACTATTGACGGGAAGATACAGCGTCCCAGATATGGAAAGTGA
- the LOC135637863 gene encoding probable galacturonosyltransferase 10 — translation MRRRPFDLRRPARRRWLSSVRVWLVTGGLGVLLLLVVLSREKLPRSVPPSIRQKLDHSSVIEDLNITDEMLSPYSFTRQIVDQISIAKALVVISKDDNNVQFATELSSQIQKCQAVLSSAATRGTQLTSIEMEAAIRDMAFLIYQAHELQYDSATMIMKMKGQFRSLNDKMKSETDKSTKYGQIAAEELPKGLYCLGIRLTMEWLWNPNVQRELSEGKHVSKKLTDNSLYHYCVFSDNILAASVVVNSTTMNSRHPDMIVFHLVTDEVNHASMRAWFSMNSFRGATIEVQKVEDFTWLNASYVPVLKQLQNSETQNYYFSGSGDNRTPIKFRNPKYLSMLNHLRFYIPEVYPALQKVVFLDDDVVVQKDISELFTINLNGNVMGAVETCMETFHRFHKYLNYSHPLIRAHFDPDACGWAFGMNVMDLREWREKNVTGIYHYWQERNADHTLWKLGTLPPGLLAFYGLVENLDTKWHVLGLGYTNVDPSQIKNGAVLHYNGNLKPWLKIGMEKYKGLWEQYVDYSHPMLEQCFGHG, via the exons ATGAGGCGGAGGCCGTTCGATCTCCGGAGGCCGGCGAGGCGGCGATGGCTGTCGAGCGTGCGGGTATGGCTGGTGACCGGCGGCCTCGGGGTGCTCCTGCTGCTTGTGGTGCTCAGTCGCGAGAAGCTGCCGAGATCCGTGCCGCCGTCGATCCGCCAG AAACTTGACCATTCTAGCGTTATTgaagatcttaacattacagatgAAATGCTGAGTCCTTATTCGTTCACAAGGCAAATAGTAGACCAAATATCTATTGCGAAGGCTTTGGTTGTCATCTCCAAGGACGATAACAATGTCCAGTTTGCAACGGAGCTTTCTTCCCAAATTCAGAAATGTCAAGCTGTTCTGTCCAGTGCTGCAACAAGGGGAACCCAATTAACCAGCATAGAAATGGAAGCAGCAATTCGTGATATGGCTTTCCTGATCTACCAAGCCCACGAACTTCAATATGATAGTGCAACCATGATTATGAAGATGAAAGGTCAATTCAGATCTTTGAATGATAAGATGAAATCCGAGACTGACAAGAGCACCAAGTATGGGCAGATAGCTGCTGAAGAACTCCCAAAAGGCCTTTATTGTCTTGGTATCAGGCTAACCATGGAATGGCTTTGGAACCCAAATGTTCAGAGAGAGCTCTCGGAAGGGAAGCACGTGTCGAAGAAGCTCACAGATAATAGTCTCTATCATTACTGTGTCTTCTCCGACAACATCCTTGCTGCGTCAGTTGTGGTTAACTCCACTACCATGAACTCAAGGCATCCAGATATGATTGTATTCCACCTGGTCACGGATGAGGTGAACCATGCATCAATGAGGGCCTGGTTCTCCATGAACAGTTTCCGAGGTGCAACCATCGAGGTCCAAAAGGTGGAGGATTTTACCTGGCTCAATGCCTCATACGTACCAGTTCTAAAACAGCTCCAGAACTCTGAAACACAGAACTACTACTTTTCTGGAAGTGGTGATAACCGAACACCAATCAAGTTCAGGAACCCAAAGTACTTATCAATGCTTAACCACCTAAGATTTTACATCCCAGAAGTCTATCCAGCACTGCAAAAGGTAGtatttcttgatgatgatgtAGTAGTTCAGAAGGACATATCAGAACTGTTCACAATTAACCTTAATGGAAATGTGATGGGTGCTGTCGAGACTTGCATGGAGACCTTCCACAGGTTCCATAAATATCTTAACTACTCCCATCCGCTGATCCGTGCTCATTTTGATCCTGATGCATGTGGGTGGGCATTTGGAATGAATGTCATGGACTTGAGGGAGTGGCGAGAGAAGAATGTCACTGGCATATATCACTACTGGCAGGAGCGTAATGCCGACCACACCCTCTGGAAGCTTGGGACACTGCCCCCTGGGCTACTGGCCTTCTATGGTTTGGTTGAGAATTTGGACACCAAGTGGCATGTGCTAGGGTTGGGATATACTAACGTCGACCCATCACAGATCAAAAATGGTGCAGTGCTGCATTATAATGGGAACTTGAAACCGTGGTTGAAGATTGGAATGGAGAAGTACAAGGGTTTATGGGAACAGTATGTGGACTACTCGCATCCTATGTTGGAACAGTGCTTCGGGCATGGATAG
- the LOC135637598 gene encoding H/ACA ribonucleoprotein complex non-core subunit NAF1-like — MEEPSRNPSSHQDGRAYGPPSQSVIPSSSMEALAEASIREPDGSELKRAKGDEPISFCPSSDAFKSDSFELGCTVDCKMVKVSLIGCSDHLLSDPTAPVADGEGGRKEFGDGVTNGDSEREESSSEESDSSSSTSSEEEEEEEGNSDGDGGQGPEEVLAGSDDEEQVVRGPIKSKNELEVLPSVPQVEITLKPHHQTIPVGMISSVLGNRVIVEGSVNHNPLNEGSILWITETRTLLGIIDEIFGPVKKPYYVVRYNSENDVPTGITDGTAVSFVIEFAKYVLDKNICNKGYDASGENDEEITNEVEFSDDEKESEYRRTMRQTKRGPDDRKHVKLKNDTRKKKTNFKGARVQKGMVSPIPDDLEAPKQPIPGVRSPFLAPSRACKSDFGKLSYLQSAYTCENASPMLPSIAQADTFVVTSPSHQLTQQPNPSLGHGVSYLQQPNAFLACGMPMPFQQQQNAFWPLATPTQQQMNVIVTHGMSLQQQQVAAMAGFQMNCLPSQQLGTGAYLRQHQIQGFSDNSNRMASQQQIFPMLGIPWIGGSLNSSSGLMPPVPVPQAGQASLVHTEQGVSDQLFPATDQGGMLFNPGSSSIRGRMPLQRGGRHSFRQSMRR; from the exons ATGGAAGAACCAAGTAGAAACCCTAGCTCGCACCAAGACGGCCGCGCCTATGGCCCTCCCTCGCAATCCGTTATCCCCAGTTCCTCGATGGAAGCGCTTGCCGAAGCTAGCATACGTGAACCAGATGGCTCCGAGCTGAAACGCGCGAAAGGGGATGAGCCCATCTCGTTTTGTCCGAGTTCGGATGCTTTCAAGTCGGATAGCTTCGAATTGGGTTGTACCGTAGATTGTAAGATGGTAAAAGTTAGCTTGATAGGGTGTTCTGATCATCTATTGTCCGATCCTACTGCCCCAGTGGCGGATGGCGAGGGAGGGAGAAAGGAATTTGGGGACGGCGTTACTAACGGTGATTCTGAGAGAGAGGAATCATCGAGCGAAGAGTCCGACTCTTCTTCTTCTACCAGcagcgaagaggaggaagaggaagaaggtaaTTCCGACGGTGACGGTGGGCAGGGGCCAGAGGAGGTCCTTGCCGGAAGCGATGATGAAGAACAGGTTGTGAGAGGCCCCATCAAGTCAAAAAACGAACTTGAG GTTCTTCCTTCAGTCCCTCAAGTGGAAATCACCTTGAAGCCACATCACCAGACAATTCCTGTGGGGATGATTTCGTCT GTTTTGGGCAATAGAGTCATTGTTGAAGGTTCAGTGAATCACAATCCTTTAAATGAGGGCTCTATTCTTTGGATAACAGAAACCAGGACACTGCTGGGGATAATAGATGAGATATTTGGGCCTGTAAAGAAACCTTACTATGTTGTCAGGTacaattctgaaaatgatgttcCAACTGGGATCACTGATGGCACTGCTGTCTCGTTTGTCATTGAATTTGCGAAGTATGTCCTCGATAAGAACATCTGTAATAAAGGATATGATGCATCTGGTGAGAATGACGAGGAGATCACCAACGAGGTGGAATTCTCTGATGATGAAAAGGAATCAGAATACAGGAGAACTATGCGGCAGACAAAAAGAGGGCCTGATGATAGGAAACATGTGAAACTCAAAAACGACACTCGTAAGAAGAAAACTAATTTTAAGGGTGCCAGGGTGCAGAAGGGCATGGTTTCACCTATTCCTGATGATTTGGAAGCTCCGAAGCAACCAATCCCCGGTGTACGCAGTCCTTTTTTGGCACCTTCCAGGGCTTGTAAGTCTGATTTTGGCAAATTGTCTTATTTACAATCAGCATATACTTGTGAAAATGCTTCACCAATGTTACCTAGTATTGCACAAGCAGACACCTTTGTTGTCACCAGTCCATCACATCAATTGACACAGCAGCCAAATCCTTCTCTGGGCCATGGAGTGTCATATCTGCAGCAACCAAATGCTTTCTTGGCTTGTGGGATGCCTATGCCTTTCCAGCAACAGCAAAATGCTTTTTGGCCACTTGCGACTCCAACACAGCAGCAAATGAATGTTATTGTCACACATGGAATGTCGCTTCAGCAGCAGCAGGTTGCTGCTATGGCAGGATTCCAGATGAATTGCTTACCAAGCCAGCAGCTGGGAACTGGAGCTTATCTTCGCCAGCATCAAATTCAGGGCTTTAGTGATAATTCAAATAGGATGGCATCCCAACAGCAAATTTTCCCGATGTTGGGTATACCATGGATAGGAGGATCATTAAATTCTTCTAGCGGTCTCATGCCTCCTGTGCCAGTGCCACAGGCTGGTCAAGCATCTTTGGTGCATACCGAGCAAGGAGTTTCTGATCAGTTGTTCCCAGCCACTGACCAAGGTGGGATGCTGTTTAACCCCGGGAGTTCGTCCATTCGCGGAAGAATGCCTCTCCAAAGAGGAGGTCGGCATTCATTCAGGCAAAGCATGCGAAGGTGA